Proteins encoded by one window of Arachis hypogaea cultivar Tifrunner chromosome 1, arahy.Tifrunner.gnm2.J5K5, whole genome shotgun sequence:
- the LOC112725624 gene encoding uncharacterized protein — protein sequence MLDTFGRILMSSLNVLQPAHRNASAGDNVLTPVERELIFDIDMSDYDDVRYCCSGADVCLNCWPLMIVAVKVIDTSLRDDFGFRHILWVYSGRRGVHCWVCDRKARRLTNEQRAAVADYFRVYKENENNYKKVSLMGQVLHPFLARSYTEVLKEYFETKLLTSQNLLSSKERYEKILEMIPDQSIASELRGKWQESRRSSSAKEDINIVQWEQLKQLLQKHKSQGVRRCVEEIVFTYTYPRLDMEVSKHMNHLLKAPFCVHPKIGRVCVPINPNNCEEFDPTTVPTLIQLLEELNREGLRSDVEGEWNKTSLANAIKLFRSSFLQPLLKICKEELESSYNAKLQQSKNLLSW from the exons ATGTTGGATACTTTTGGAAGAATTCTGATGTCTAGTTTAAATGTATTACAGCCTGCACATAGGAATGCTTCTGCTGGAGATAATGTTCTCACTCCGGTTGAGAGGGAGCTGATTTTTGATATA GATATGTCAGATTATGATGATGTTAGATACTGCTGCTCAGGTGCTGATGTTTGTCTCAATTGCTGGCCATTAATGATTGTAGCTGTCAAAGTAATAGATACTTCCTTAAGAG ATGACTTTGGGTTTAGACATATTCTCTGGGTATATAGTGGTCGGCGTGGTGTACATTGTTGGGTCTGTGATAGAAAGGCAAGACG GTTGACTAATGAGCAGAGAGCAGCAGTTGCGGACTATTTTCGTGTCTACAAG GAAAATGAAAATAACTATAAGAAGGTTTCCTTGATGGGTCAAGTTCTGCATCCCTTTCTGGC GAGATCATATACTGAAGTTCTCAAGGAATATTTTGAGACAAAACTGCTTACAAGTCAAAATTTACTTTCTAGCAAGGAGAGATATGAAAAGATCCTAGAGATGATTCCTGATCAAT CTATTGCTTCTGAACTTCGAGGAAAGTGGCAAGAAAGTAGGCGGTCTTCTAGTGCAAAAGAAGACATTAATATTGTTCAATGGGAGCAGCTTAAACAGTTGCTGCAAAAACATAAGT CACAAGGGGTGCGTAGGTGTGTTGAAGAGATTGTGTTCACCTATACATATCCTAGGCTTGATATGGAG gtTTCTAAACATATGAACCATTTGCTCAAAGCACCCTTCTGTGTGCACCCAAAAATAG GCCGTGTTTGTGTCCCCATCAACCCAAATAATTGTGAAGAATTTGATCCCACGACGGTGCCAACCCTTATCCAG CTTTTGGAAGAGCTGAATAGGGAGGGCTTGAGGTCTGATGTTGAAGGAG AATGGAATAAAACTTCACTTGCAAATGCCATCAAGCTCTTTAGGTCATCCTTCCTCCAGCCATTACTGAAAATTTGCAAG GAGGAATTGGAAAGCTCCTATAATGCGAAACTACAGCAGTCGAAGAATCTGCTTAGTTGGTAG